AGACGTCCGGCCCATGTCGGCGGGACACGTGAGCCACGCTGTCACTCCGGCGGCCGCGCTCATCAAAGTGCCTGAAGGCGTGGGGGCGGACGAAGCCTCGCTCGGAGTCATGCCCGGCGTCCCCTGGCGGGGCATCCAGGAGACCGGCATCTACGAGGGCGACCTGGTAGTGGTCATCGGTCTGGGCTTGGTGGGGCAGTTCGCGGCTCAGTTGCTCCGGGTCAAGCGAGCGAAGGTGATCGCCCTCGAGCCCCTGGAGATGAGACGGAACCTGGCCCTGAAGTACAGCGCCGACACCGTGCTCGACCCGAGGGTGGAAGACGTCGAGGCGCGTATCCGGGCAGAGAAGAGCGAGGGCGCCGACGTCATCGTGGACACCTCCGCCAATGCCGACGCCGTCAACCGCTCCTTCGACTGGATTCGCCGCGGGGGCCGCTACTGCTTCCAGGGCTACTACCCGGGACTGACGTGTCTCGATCTGTACACCCCTCACGTGAAGCAGCTGACCTTCTACAACCCTACCAACTGCGAGGCCATTGACCTCATGCTGCAGTACGCGGCCGAGGGGAAGATCAACATACGGGGCCTCATCACCCACACGTTCGGCGCCGAAGAGGCACCCGATGCCTATCGGCTGCTACTGGAGAAGCCTCAGGAAGCCCTGGGTATGGTCCTCAAATGGTAACGGTCGAGAAGAGTGAGTGGAGAGCCCGGGCTCCGCGGACACCAGGTGAGCTCGCTGGAGGCACGTCATGGGCGGCATAGGCAGGGAAGAGCCTCTATACATCTGGCACTACGACTACTACCTCTCCGGGAAGGCACCAGACGCCTTCTCTCGCTTCGACCCCGAGCACCTGGCCGATGAGCTGACCTCCACCGGGGCCAACTTCATCGTGGTCTTCGCCCTGAACCAGCACGGCTACGCCTACTACCCCAGCCGCATCGCCCCGGTACACCCCAGCCTGGGGGGCCTCGACTACACCGGCTCCATGATCCGTGCTCTCCAGGCCAGGGACGTCACCGTTATCACTTACGTCAACTTCATGAACATCGAGCGCCGCCAGGATCACCCCGAGTGGTGGCAGCGGACCAGTGACGGTGGCCAGGTCTACGAGGGGGGATGGGGAGTCCCCTGCCCGAACAGCCCCATCCGGGAGTACATGGCCTCCATCGTCCAGGAAGTAGCCCAGCTCTACCCTACCCAGGGCTTCTTCTTCGACATGTACTCCTTCAACCGCACCGGCTGCTGGTGCGACCACTGCCGGGATAAGTTCGAGCGGCAGTACGGCCTCCCCTTCCCCCTGGCCGAGGACTGGGGCAGCGAGAGCTGGATCAAGTACATCGAGTTCCGCTACCGCTCTGCCACGGAGACCATGGCCCACATCCGCGACGCCGCCAAGAGCGTCCGCCCGGACCTCATCTGGGTCACGCACTGCGGCCCGCACAGCAACTGGTGGCGGGGGACGGGGACCCTGGGCCCTACGCTGGACGACATGCTTCAGAGCGAGGTGGGCACCTATTACGGCCGGGGACGCTGGGCCGGAGGCTACCGGGCCAAGCTGATGCAGCCCTACACCGCCGGCCAACAGGTGGTCGTCATCCTGGCCGATACCCACCGTGACATGAGTGGGGAGCGGCCCCGCGGCTGGTTCTACATCCCCTGGTCGGAGACCCAACTGAAGCGTGGGGTGGCCGAGATCGTGGCCCACGGGGCCTGGCCGGACATCTACACCGAGCCCTACCCCGACGGCCGCAATAACCCCTACACCGTCCGGGGCATCAAGGCCGCCTTCGACATGGCCCGCCGGTTCGAGCCCTACCTGGTGGGCTCGGAGTCGGTGAAGAGCGTGGCCCTGCACTACTCCCGGCCCTCGCTGGACTTCTATGGACGGGGGCAGCCCCAGGACTACCTGCACAGCTTCGACGGTACCTACAAGGCCCTGATGGAGTCCCACATCCCCTTCGACGTGGTGATGGACCAGCAGATCCTCGACGGCCGCATCCGGGACTACGACCTGCTCGTCCTTCCGAACTCGGCCTGCACGTCCGATGCTCTGGCCGACGCCATCTCCGACTACGTGGGCGCCGGGGGCAGCCTGCTGGCCACCTACAAGACCTCCCTGTTCGACGAGGTGGGGCGGCGCCGGCCCGACTTGGCCCTGAGCGACCTCCTGGGCATCCGGTACCGGCGCGACTACGAACCCTCGTACCTGGAAGCGGGGCCGGCCCTGTCCGAGGGTCTGACCGGGTCGCCCGTTATCCAGCACCGGCTGGCCCGAGTCGAGGCTCTGGAGGGGACCGAGGCCATGGCCACGGTGGTGGCGCTGTCGCCCACCGACCTAGCGCCCTTCACCTATGTAGCCGCGCCGGTCCTGAGCACCGACTGGCCGGCGATCACGCGCAGAGGACAGGCCATCTACTGCGCCGGAGACCTGGGGTTCAGCTTCATCCGCGCCGGCTACCCGGACCACCCGCGCCTCCTGGCCAACTGCGTCGCTCAGCTCATCGGTGACAGGCTGCCTCTCAAGGTGAAGGCTCCCGGCACGGTGGACGTGTCCCTGCGGCGGCAGGGCGATCGGGCGCTGGTCCATCTGGTGAACCTGACCACCAACCAGATCGTGGAGGACGCCGGCTGCGAGATAGGCGGCTATGAAGCCATTCCCGTTCCCGACATCGAGGTGAGGCTCAGGACGGCGAGGCCGCTCCGGGCCAGCCTGGCTTCCACCGGCGAGGAGTTGCCCGCCGAGGTAGATGGTGGCTGGCAGTCGGTCACGGTGCCCAGGCTGGACATCTACGACATCGTCGTCTTCGAAAGCTAGGGGAAGGCTGGAGATGAGGCCGGAGAAGGGCGATCCGAGCGTACGGGTGACGTGGCAGGACGTCTGCCGCGCCCTACAACAGGTGGGCGTGGAAGCCGGCGATACGGCCATGTTCCATAGCTCCCTGAGCAGCATGGGCACCGTGGTAGGCGGCCCCGATGCCGTCATCCGGGGCTTCCTGGAGGCGGTGGGGCCCGAGGGCACGGTGGCAGTCCCGACCCTATGCAACTGGGAGCCAGGCGAAGAGCGCCTAGTATTCCAGCGCTGGGACCCGAAGTCCTCGCCCGCCTACGTGGGGGCCATTCCGGATCGGTTCTGGCGGCGGCCCGACGCCCGCCGCAGCGACCATGCCACCCACTCGGTGGCCGCCATCGGGGCCAAGGCCGAGGAGCTGACTGCCAATCACGGCACAAGCGGGCTCCGTCCTGGTCCGTTTGGGGATCGCGCCTTCGCCCGGGAGAGCCCCTGGCAGAAGCTGGCTGACTGGAACGCTGCCTACTGCTTCATCGGGGTGACCATGCGGGTGGCCACGGCGGTGCACCTGGTGGAGACGCTGGTGGTCGAGCGGGCCCTAGCACGGTGTCCCGAGGACTCTCGGGCGTGCCTCTCAGCAGAGGTGGTGGGCTGGATGAAGCCAGGGGTCTGGCCCTGGGTGCGGGTGGAAGATCGGGAGGTGCTGGAAGAACAACTGGCCGAGAGGGGGCTGGCTCGGTACGGACGCATCGGCTCCGCCACCTTACGCTGCACCCACGTAGGTGACCTGGTGCATGCCTGGGTGGGCATTCTGGAATCCGACCCAGCCCGCTGGCTTCCCGAGGAGTTCTGCCGCTGGCTGGCGGAGACGATGATACGTGATCCGTGAGGAGTGACACGTGACAATGGGTAGGCTGCACGCGGTGAACGCGCCGCTCACGTGTCATTTCTCACCTTCCATGAGGAGCAGCGGGTAGTGCCTAACGTCTACGTCCTGTTCTGGTTCGATGTGGAAGACTGCATGGTGCCTCAGAGCGACGATGCCGCCAAGCGCCTCGCCTGGATCCTCGAGCGCCACCGGGTGCGCGGCACCATGAAGCTGGTGGGGCAGAAGGCCCGGGTGCTGGAGCAGCGCGTGCGCTACGACGTCATAGACGCCCTGCAGAAGCACGACATCGGCTTCCACTCCAACTGGCACGGGCTGCGCCCTCAGGTGGCGGAGTACCTGGCTCCCCTGAACTGGGAGGACGGCGCGGCGGAGTTCGAGCGGCGGGAGCGGCCCGGCTTGCTCGACGTGCGCCGCATCTTCGGGGTCAACCCGGTCACCTACGGCCAACCAGGCTCGAACTGGGCTCCACAGGCCTTCCCGGTACTGCGCCGCTGGGGCATCCCCACCTACGTCAGTGGCTTCGGCTACGTGGGGGTGGACTGCCAGCCCTTCTACTACGGCGGGGTGCTCTGCACCTCGCACATGTACGGCAAGCGCGGCAGCGCAGATGAGCGCAATCACCTGCTGGGGCTCAACTTCGAGCTGGGCGCACCGGGGGAGCTAGAGAAGCACAAAGCAGCCTTCACCGAGAGCCTCCGGCAGCTCTCTCCCTCCGGCGGCCTGATCAGCATCTACAACCATCCCTGCACCCTGGTGATGGAGGAGTGGTTCTCCACCTACCTCAAGCCGCGGGAGCTGACGGAGGCCGGTTACGCTCACTTCGAGGAGTTCCTGTCCTGGGTCCTCTCGCACCCGAACGTCCGGCCCACCTGTGCCAGCGAGCTGCCCCGCCTGTATCCCGACCTGGCTCGGGGCCACTACTTCGCGCCCGAGGAGCTGCGGCAGGTGGCCGAGGCCCTCGCGAGCGAGGTCAGCTTCGTCCGCCTGGGCGAGCTCACCCTCTCGGCTGCCGAAGCCTTCCGGCTCCTCGCCCGCGCCTTGCTGGCCTACTGCGAGTCGGGAGCCCTGCCACAACAGGTACTATGCCTGCCCGTCTACAACCCCACTCGCCCGCCGGAAGCCGAAGGCCAGGGCTCCGTGCCCTGGGACGACTTCTGCCGGGCCAACCGAGAGGCCGTCGGGTGGACGGATCGCAAACAGGAGGTGCCTCCTGAGGTGCAAGTTGGGCCCGTCACGGTAGGCCCGGGCGCCTTCCTGGCCGCCCTGGCGCGGGCGATGGCCCGTCTCCTGGCCGGCCAGGGTCCACCCGAGGAGGTGCTCCTGGAACCGGTGCCGCTGCGCTTCGAGTGGTACGTGGACGAGGCCGCCGCCCGGTCCTCCTGGAGTTCGGCCATGATGCGGCCTGGGTTCTCCGCCCCCGGGCTCCTGGAGCTGGCCAGGCTGGGAGCGTGGAGCCTCAAGCCGGCCGTGCTGCGAGCACCATAGCAGCTGCAGAGGGGAATGGCTGATGCCCGGTAACCTAACCTGGATAGACACCCACATTCACGTGAGCGACATTGCCCCCGATGGCAGCCGGCGCCCCCATCTGGCGCAGGACCTGGTGGCCGTCCTGGAGCGCTCCGGGGCGGATCTGCGCTTCCTGGTGAGCTGCGACTTCCCCTATCTCACCCGGATGGCCACCGATCCCCAATGGATGTGGGCCGCCAACCGCATGGTGCACGAGGT
This DNA window, taken from Anaerolineae bacterium, encodes the following:
- a CDS encoding zinc-binding alcohol dehydrogenase, which encodes MLARGVVFTAPGEVEVWDIELPEPGPEEVQIRVLYSGISIGTERWILLNQYKGVTYPLVTGYQYCGVIERMGSAVKGFSEGDVVFSRHTRLLGDVRPMSAGHVSHAVTPAAALIKVPEGVGADEASLGVMPGVPWRGIQETGIYEGDLVVVIGLGLVGQFAAQLLRVKRAKVIALEPLEMRRNLALKYSADTVLDPRVEDVEARIRAEKSEGADVIVDTSANADAVNRSFDWIRRGGRYCFQGYYPGLTCLDLYTPHVKQLTFYNPTNCEAIDLMLQYAAEGKINIRGLITHTFGAEEAPDAYRLLLEKPQEALGMVLKW
- a CDS encoding AAC(3) family N-acetyltransferase codes for the protein MRPEKGDPSVRVTWQDVCRALQQVGVEAGDTAMFHSSLSSMGTVVGGPDAVIRGFLEAVGPEGTVAVPTLCNWEPGEERLVFQRWDPKSSPAYVGAIPDRFWRRPDARRSDHATHSVAAIGAKAEELTANHGTSGLRPGPFGDRAFARESPWQKLADWNAAYCFIGVTMRVATAVHLVETLVVERALARCPEDSRACLSAEVVGWMKPGVWPWVRVEDREVLEEQLAERGLARYGRIGSATLRCTHVGDLVHAWVGILESDPARWLPEEFCRWLAETMIRDP